The proteins below are encoded in one region of Desulforegula conservatrix Mb1Pa:
- a CDS encoding PstC family ABC transporter permease, translated as MTVLIFAFMLFSGLPLIKSGGLLHTIYGQWLPQKNLFGIYPMIRASIVLTIISVFIAFPLSFSTSAISVLGSGKLWGKAIKGWTGIMTGIPTVIYGFVGVILIVPFFRMMKAGASGYSVIAASSVLAVMISPTMILVMTDFFEKKTMQYRKTALSLGADDLQIFFSVTVPASLKGMLAALVLGAGRAAGDTMIALMIAGNSAAPEFSLTAPARTLTSHIALIMNADFESLAFRSVFVCGAALYCFSGISVIIARMIARKDRS; from the coding sequence GTGACTGTGCTCATATTTGCTTTCATGCTTTTTTCAGGACTCCCCCTCATAAAGAGCGGAGGTCTTTTACATACGATTTATGGTCAGTGGTTGCCCCAGAAAAACCTGTTCGGAATCTATCCCATGATCCGGGCATCCATCGTCCTCACAATCATTTCGGTTTTTATCGCTTTTCCTCTTTCATTTTCAACTTCGGCTATTTCAGTCCTCGGTTCAGGAAAATTATGGGGAAAGGCCATAAAAGGCTGGACAGGCATAATGACAGGGATTCCAACTGTTATTTACGGTTTTGTGGGAGTCATTTTGATTGTGCCTTTTTTCAGGATGATGAAGGCAGGCGCATCCGGATATTCCGTAATAGCCGCCTCCAGCGTGCTGGCTGTAATGATATCCCCAACCATGATTCTTGTGATGACGGATTTTTTTGAAAAAAAGACCATGCAATACAGAAAGACGGCTCTCTCACTCGGAGCAGACGATTTACAGATATTTTTCAGTGTCACGGTTCCTGCGTCCTTAAAGGGAATGCTTGCAGCTCTCGTTTTAGGAGCAGGCAGGGCAGCGGGCGACACCATGATAGCCCTCATGATTGCCGGAAACAGCGCCGCTCCTGAATTCTCCCTCACAGCTCCTGCAAGAACACTTACTTCCCACATTGCCCTTATCATGAACGCGGATTTCGAGAGCCTTGCATTCAGGTCTGTTTTTGTCTGCGGAGCCGCTCTTTACTGCTTTTCCGGCATATCTGTGATCATTGCAAGAATGATTGCCCGGAAAGATCGGTCATGA
- a CDS encoding ParB/RepB/Spo0J family partition protein, whose product MENPKKQKKMVLGRGLGALIPGIGVQDDISSSKDYFMCDVDLIRSNPYQPRIHFNEEELKELSDSITEVGVLQPLLVREAEEGYELIAGERRLRASKIAGLSSVPVVVRPVTNKEMLEISIIENIQRANLNPMEEADSYHRLMTEFSLTQFEAAERVGKSRSAVANILRLRNLPDQVKDSIKQDTISMGHARALLGLESHSQQLSAFSEIVRNGLSVRQTEALVKRLKSLKDEKPAPKAADSTWVNEIADNLSKKFGTKVQIKRKGNRGVVAIEFYSSDDLDRLVGLFQSSDY is encoded by the coding sequence ATGGAAAATCCTAAAAAGCAAAAAAAAATGGTTCTCGGAAGAGGCCTCGGAGCACTTATACCAGGCATAGGAGTCCAGGATGACATATCATCCTCCAAGGACTATTTCATGTGCGATGTCGACCTGATAAGATCCAACCCCTATCAGCCGCGCATACATTTCAATGAAGAAGAACTTAAGGAACTCAGCGACTCTATAACTGAGGTAGGGGTTCTTCAGCCCCTTCTTGTCCGCGAGGCTGAAGAAGGTTATGAACTGATCGCAGGTGAAAGAAGGCTCAGAGCCTCCAAAATAGCAGGCCTTAGCTCTGTCCCTGTGGTTGTCAGACCCGTCACGAACAAGGAAATGCTTGAAATCTCGATAATCGAGAATATCCAGAGAGCAAACCTGAACCCCATGGAAGAAGCAGATTCCTATCACAGACTCATGACCGAATTCAGCCTTACCCAGTTTGAAGCAGCCGAGAGAGTTGGAAAAAGCAGATCAGCAGTGGCAAATATCCTCAGACTCAGAAATCTTCCGGATCAGGTCAAAGACTCAATCAAACAGGACACCATCAGCATGGGGCATGCAAGAGCCCTACTCGGCCTTGAAAGCCACAGCCAGCAGCTTTCCGCATTTTCCGAAATAGTCAGAAACGGCCTGTCAGTCCGGCAGACAGAGGCACTTGTAAAAAGACTTAAATCCCTGAAGGATGAAAAACCGGCTCCCAAGGCGGCTGACAGCACATGGGTGAATGAAATTGCAGATAATCTTTCAAAAAAATTCGGCACAAAGGTTCAAATAAAGAGAAAAGGCAACAGGGGCGTAGTGGCCATTGAGTTTTACAGCAGCGACGACCTTGACAGACTCGTCGGTCTTTTCCAGTCATCTGATTACTGA
- a CDS encoding PstA family ABC transporter permease codes for MTEAKKRIAFTFLCIAGMAVPVAGAGIIIFLISKGWQTLGISLIFGNVPVIDAILLKKRVFNGLFPAMAGSFALVFISVFISLPVGMGAAIYFSEYASKKVRKLAGISVDILASAPSIVIGLAGFSAAILMHRHVSESISPCLLMSAMSLAVLTLPYIIRSTQLALESVPESLRMAGLSLGASRFDNLVHVVLPDSVPGIMSGIVLAISRCAEDTAVIMLTGAVASAGVPDSLLRPFEAIPFYIFYTSSEYTSPQELATAYGAALVLMIVCLSLFVFSYLLKRSVHKGYAGK; via the coding sequence ATGACAGAAGCGAAAAAAAGAATAGCTTTTACGTTTCTTTGCATAGCAGGCATGGCTGTTCCTGTTGCAGGAGCCGGAATAATTATATTTTTGATTTCAAAGGGCTGGCAGACCCTTGGTATTAGCCTTATTTTCGGAAACGTCCCTGTCATTGACGCCATTCTTCTTAAAAAAAGGGTGTTCAACGGACTTTTCCCAGCAATGGCAGGCTCTTTTGCCCTTGTTTTCATATCTGTTTTCATAAGCCTTCCTGTGGGCATGGGGGCTGCGATCTATTTTTCAGAATATGCGTCAAAAAAGGTCAGAAAATTGGCCGGAATATCCGTCGATATCCTCGCTTCTGCGCCTTCCATTGTCATAGGCCTTGCTGGTTTTTCAGCAGCCATTTTAATGCACAGACATGTTTCTGAGTCCATTTCCCCTTGTCTTTTGATGTCTGCCATGTCTCTTGCAGTGCTTACTCTGCCATATATCATAAGATCCACCCAGCTTGCCCTTGAGTCTGTGCCTGAATCCCTCAGAATGGCTGGGCTTTCCCTCGGAGCGTCAAGGTTTGACAATCTCGTGCATGTTGTTCTGCCAGATTCTGTACCAGGGATCATGTCCGGGATCGTGCTTGCCATATCAAGGTGCGCCGAGGATACCGCAGTAATAATGCTGACAGGAGCAGTCGCAAGCGCCGGAGTTCCTGATTCGCTGCTTAGGCCCTTCGAGGCGATACCTTTTTATATATTCTACACCTCATCCGAATATACTAGTCCCCAGGAACTTGCGACTGCGTATGGAGCAGCCTTGGTACTGATGATTGTGTGTCTGTCCCTGTTCGTTTTTTCGTATCTGCTTAAAAGGAGTGTCCACAAAGGATATGCAGGAAAATAG
- a CDS encoding polysaccharide deacetylase family protein, protein MTDKIIFYDASLKRWRMLKFLGGAFLSFALVFSALFVLSLVHLTSSRIPDIVKEPHRSIQHSPFAFPEKKKQLQHFMLDNIYNEFRVNTEKENSKALKAGRSESSDKGEKIVAGFYAIWQESGIHSLKANADKLTHIIPEWLHLKNDGAAIDFSDWDPETVYLNKEVVETARKNNISIMPLINNYADSNFDPKRAHALLSNPDNQQKFIASIKSWLKKNDFQGVNIDLENLYPNDYKLMHGFMAKLADALHEDHLEVSIDIEAGSSDAYFKKMAASSDFIVLMAYDEHSAESEPGPITSFSWYSKLMSRIASIIPPDKLVVALGNYAYDWTEGKHLAESITFQQALITARDNSPDDKAEDIIDFDPEYLNPTFNYEDEKGLQHEVWMLDAVSAANQWKLAANYRVRGGALWVLGSEDPSIWKFFNHKNIEKKPDIHELEEVNFPYDVEFIGEGDILKLKSHLQKGSRVLEIDEKTGFCTDESYKAMPSSYVIERSGLQPKTVALTFDDGPVSPYTAQILDVLKEYKVPATFFVVGDNIENNMELLERIWDEGHEIGNHTFTHPNIAEVSEKRALLELNATERAIQSVTGRSTILFRAPYNADAEPTSAEEVKPILLASMQGYVTVGEYIDPQDWNPEITGKTGIKKRTDLDIANQMIEELHAGHGNAVLLHDGGGDRSQTVNALKIVIPQLLKEGYKFARVSDLMNTSRDAVMPKAASNEKMLIRADRVVFEAGYYLNTFLTIAFIASIVLGTLRVLFVIIMTPLALKKERKMNYDPSWQPRVSILVPAYNEMKVIAATINAALETSYSNYEIIVVDDGSSDGTSDEVQRLFGDEERVRLVTQKNQGKWAALNNGIANSSGEILVCLDADTLLEANSVSMLVRRFCDPNVGAVAGNLKVGNRINILTFWQAIEYITNQNMDRRVFGLMNAVTVVPGAVGAWRREAVVKAGGFSNDTLAEDMDLTWRVRKMGYRTETEMEAIGHTETPDNMGALFKQRFRWTYGTLQCLWKHKKMLFKYGFFGWVMLPSMWLFQIIFQILSPIVDLQIIIALLKMIQPLITRGLLNQDWQPLPGALANLYYVGFMYSFFFVIEFISALVAFSIEKERKNLLWWLFWQRFVYRQLMYAVVLKAFKTALKGIHTGWGKLERKGIVKSH, encoded by the coding sequence TTGACAGATAAAATTATTTTTTATGATGCGTCCCTAAAAAGATGGCGAATGCTGAAATTTTTGGGCGGCGCTTTTTTATCCTTTGCACTTGTTTTTTCTGCTCTTTTTGTACTGAGCCTGGTTCACCTCACTAGTTCGCGTATTCCTGATATTGTTAAAGAACCACATAGGAGCATTCAGCACAGTCCTTTTGCTTTTCCAGAGAAGAAAAAACAACTTCAGCATTTTATGCTTGATAATATATATAATGAATTCAGGGTTAATACAGAGAAAGAGAATTCAAAGGCTCTTAAGGCAGGCAGATCTGAGTCTTCGGATAAAGGCGAAAAGATTGTAGCAGGCTTTTACGCTATATGGCAGGAATCCGGAATCCATTCATTAAAGGCCAATGCCGACAAGCTGACCCATATTATCCCTGAATGGCTACATTTGAAAAATGACGGAGCTGCAATTGACTTTTCAGACTGGGACCCTGAAACGGTCTACCTGAATAAGGAAGTAGTTGAAACTGCCCGTAAAAATAACATTTCAATAATGCCTCTTATAAATAATTACGCAGACAGTAATTTTGATCCTAAAAGAGCTCATGCCCTGCTTTCAAATCCTGATAATCAGCAGAAATTTATTGCAAGTATCAAGTCCTGGTTGAAAAAAAATGATTTTCAAGGGGTGAATATCGACCTGGAAAATCTGTATCCCAATGATTACAAACTAATGCATGGTTTTATGGCCAAGCTGGCAGATGCTCTTCATGAAGATCACTTAGAAGTTAGTATTGATATAGAAGCCGGAAGTAGTGATGCTTATTTCAAAAAAATGGCGGCATCTTCTGATTTTATTGTTCTGATGGCTTATGATGAACATTCTGCTGAATCTGAACCCGGTCCTATAACCTCATTTTCCTGGTACAGCAAACTCATGAGTCGCATAGCCTCTATAATTCCACCGGACAAACTGGTCGTCGCACTGGGCAACTATGCGTATGACTGGACTGAGGGCAAACATCTGGCTGAATCAATTACATTTCAGCAGGCGCTCATAACTGCGAGGGATAATTCTCCGGACGACAAAGCCGAAGACATTATAGACTTTGATCCTGAATACTTGAATCCAACCTTTAACTATGAGGATGAAAAAGGGCTTCAGCACGAAGTCTGGATGCTTGATGCAGTTTCTGCTGCAAACCAGTGGAAGTTAGCGGCAAACTATCGCGTTCGTGGTGGAGCATTATGGGTTCTTGGATCAGAAGATCCTTCAATCTGGAAATTTTTCAACCACAAAAACATCGAAAAAAAACCTGATATTCATGAGCTTGAGGAAGTGAATTTTCCGTATGATGTTGAGTTTATTGGTGAGGGCGATATTCTAAAGCTGAAATCCCATTTGCAGAAAGGCTCCCGCGTTCTTGAAATAGATGAAAAAACAGGGTTCTGCACAGATGAGTCATACAAAGCCATGCCTTCATCCTATGTAATAGAGCGAAGCGGACTGCAACCAAAAACCGTGGCTCTGACCTTTGATGATGGGCCTGTATCTCCGTATACGGCCCAGATTCTTGATGTTTTGAAAGAATATAAAGTGCCTGCCACATTTTTTGTAGTAGGAGATAATATTGAAAACAATATGGAGCTTCTGGAACGCATATGGGACGAGGGGCATGAAATAGGCAATCACACTTTTACTCATCCAAATATTGCAGAAGTATCTGAAAAGAGAGCCTTGCTTGAACTTAATGCCACTGAAAGAGCTATCCAAAGTGTAACCGGACGGTCAACCATTCTTTTTAGGGCTCCATACAATGCAGATGCTGAACCAACAAGCGCAGAAGAAGTCAAACCAATATTGCTTGCGTCCATGCAGGGCTATGTGACTGTGGGAGAATACATTGATCCCCAGGACTGGAATCCTGAAATTACAGGTAAAACAGGAATTAAAAAAAGAACAGATCTGGATATAGCCAATCAGATGATTGAAGAGCTGCACGCCGGACACGGTAATGCCGTCCTTCTTCATGATGGCGGTGGGGACAGATCCCAGACTGTGAATGCCCTGAAAATTGTCATACCCCAGCTGCTAAAGGAAGGATATAAATTCGCCAGGGTTTCTGATCTTATGAACACCTCCAGAGACGCAGTCATGCCAAAGGCAGCCTCAAATGAGAAAATGTTGATAAGGGCTGACAGGGTAGTATTTGAAGCCGGTTATTATTTAAATACATTCCTGACCATTGCATTCATAGCATCTATTGTGCTTGGAACACTCCGCGTTCTTTTTGTTATCATCATGACGCCTCTGGCACTGAAAAAAGAACGTAAAATGAATTATGACCCATCATGGCAGCCCCGGGTGAGCATTCTTGTCCCTGCATATAATGAAATGAAGGTTATTGCAGCTACGATTAATGCGGCTCTTGAAACCAGTTATTCCAACTATGAGATAATTGTCGTTGACGATGGCTCATCTGACGGGACTTCTGACGAGGTACAGAGGCTTTTTGGAGATGAGGAAAGGGTTCGTCTGGTAACCCAGAAGAATCAGGGCAAATGGGCTGCCCTTAATAATGGCATCGCCAATTCATCAGGAGAAATACTTGTTTGTCTGGATGCTGATACTTTGCTGGAAGCCAATTCAGTTTCCATGCTTGTCCGTAGATTCTGCGATCCAAATGTAGGAGCTGTGGCAGGCAATCTTAAGGTCGGTAACAGAATTAATATTCTTACATTTTGGCAGGCCATTGAATACATAACAAACCAGAATATGGATCGAAGGGTGTTCGGCCTGATGAACGCTGTCACAGTTGTTCCAGGAGCTGTCGGAGCATGGCGCAGAGAAGCGGTTGTCAAGGCAGGCGGGTTTTCAAACGACACTCTTGCAGAAGACATGGATCTCACATGGCGCGTTAGAAAAATGGGCTACAGGACTGAAACCGAAATGGAGGCAATTGGCCATACCGAAACTCCTGACAATATGGGCGCACTTTTCAAACAGCGTTTCAGATGGACTTATGGAACTCTTCAGTGCCTCTGGAAACATAAAAAAATGCTGTTTAAATACGGTTTTTTTGGCTGGGTAATGCTTCCATCAATGTGGCTTTTCCAGATTATATTCCAGATTCTGTCTCCGATTGTTGATTTGCAGATAATAATAGCTCTGCTTAAAATGATACAACCACTGATCACAAGAGGTCTTCTTAATCAGGACTGGCAACCGCTTCCAGGTGCTCTTGCCAATCTTTATTATGTAGGATTTATGTACAGCTTCTTTTTTGTCATAGAATTTATTAGCGCCTTGGTCGCCTTCAGTATTGAAAAGGAACGTAAAAATCTTCTCTGGTGGCTTTTCTGGCAGAGATTTGTATATCGGCAGCTTATGTATGCTGTTGTACTTAAGGCATTTAAGACAGCCCTTAAAGGTATTCATACAGGATGGGGTAAACTTGAGCGTAAAGGGATAGTAAAATCTCACTGA
- a CDS encoding ParA family protein, translating to MAKIMCIANQKGGVGKTTTSINLAAALALSGKKTLIVDCDPQANATTGLGIDKTSLKYTLYHGLIGQTRFSSLAVSTDIEGLFAIPSRVELIGFEVEMMSDPTREIKLKEYIAQISNDYDYIIIDCPPSLSLLTLNAMTAAESILIPLQSEFYALEGLGQLLQTIKLIKKSLNPELKIAGILMTMFDQRTNLSNQVAAEAEQYFSGLVFKTRIPRNVRLSEAPSFGKPIFVYDPGSKGAESYMELSREVLAM from the coding sequence ATGGCAAAAATAATGTGCATAGCCAACCAGAAAGGCGGAGTTGGCAAAACTACTACATCCATAAATCTTGCGGCCGCTCTTGCCCTCTCAGGTAAAAAAACCCTGATAGTGGACTGCGACCCTCAGGCCAACGCCACAACAGGTCTCGGCATAGACAAGACCTCACTCAAATATACTTTATATCATGGACTCATAGGCCAGACCAGATTTTCCTCTTTGGCTGTCAGCACGGATATCGAAGGACTCTTCGCAATCCCCTCAAGGGTTGAGCTGATAGGCTTCGAAGTTGAAATGATGTCAGATCCTACAAGGGAAATCAAGCTCAAGGAATACATAGCCCAGATCAGTAACGATTATGATTATATAATAATCGACTGCCCCCCGTCATTAAGCCTTCTTACACTTAATGCAATGACAGCGGCGGAATCGATCCTGATCCCTCTTCAAAGTGAATTTTATGCTCTCGAGGGTCTTGGCCAGCTTCTTCAGACAATAAAACTGATTAAAAAAAGTCTTAATCCAGAGCTGAAGATAGCAGGAATACTGATGACCATGTTTGACCAGAGAACAAATCTGTCGAACCAGGTTGCTGCTGAGGCCGAACAGTATTTCAGCGGCCTTGTATTCAAGACAAGAATACCAAGAAATGTCAGATTGAGCGAAGCACCCAGCTTTGGGAAGCCAATCTTTGTGTATGACCCGGGATCAAAAGGGGCCGAAAGCTATATGGAACTTAGCAGGGAAGTTTTAGCCATGTGA
- a CDS encoding phosphate ABC transporter ATP-binding protein: MQENSKPAKIRIKNLAISYSGRKILSGVNAEIPEKSITCLSGTSGQGKTSLLMCINRLIDETKGADVSGSIKISMDGKDEDILKKGTNIPWLRKKIPLVLQAPSPLPMNIYKNMSFPLRIAGVYDRKKSPGLIEEALKRTGLWDEVKDRLGDDPKKLSGGQIQRLCIARAVVMNPEIILLDEPSASLDNYNSGLISEMMKEIKKTCTVIAVTHNQEIIGKTADIIFEVKPVSEKPGGCSSLFKV; the protein is encoded by the coding sequence ATGCAGGAAAATAGCAAGCCCGCGAAGATAAGAATAAAAAATCTGGCAATTTCCTATTCAGGCAGAAAAATCCTGTCAGGAGTGAATGCCGAAATTCCTGAAAAAAGCATAACCTGCCTGTCAGGAACTTCGGGCCAGGGCAAGACATCTCTTCTCATGTGCATCAACAGACTCATCGACGAGACTAAAGGAGCTGATGTTAGTGGCAGTATTAAAATCAGCATGGATGGAAAAGATGAGGATATATTAAAAAAAGGTACGAACATCCCGTGGCTCAGAAAGAAAATACCGCTCGTTCTTCAGGCCCCGTCCCCTCTTCCCATGAACATTTATAAGAATATGTCGTTTCCCTTAAGGATTGCAGGTGTTTATGACAGAAAAAAATCCCCTGGACTGATCGAGGAGGCCCTAAAAAGAACAGGGTTATGGGATGAAGTAAAGGACAGGCTCGGTGACGATCCCAAGAAGCTTTCCGGAGGTCAGATCCAGAGGCTGTGCATCGCAAGGGCCGTTGTCATGAATCCTGAAATAATCCTCCTGGACGAGCCATCGGCCTCGCTCGATAACTACAACTCTGGCCTCATCTCAGAGATGATGAAAGAGATCAAAAAAACATGCACAGTGATCGCTGTTACCCACAATCAGGAGATAATAGGAAAAACGGCAGATATTATTTTTGAGGTAAAACCGGTCTCTGAAAAACCGGGGGGATGTTCATCGCTGTTCAAGGTTTAA
- a CDS encoding phosphate ABC transporter substrate-binding protein: MFKKIGVISVILLFAGLTASAYAGLESFKDEAGSIRIAGGTAHIPVMKDMAEKIMVANPKITVTVAGGGSGAGIKQVSEGIVEIGNSGREPKPEEISAGGLKVFKWAIDGVAVAVHPENTVKALTSAQVKDIFSGKITNWKDLGGKDCAINVYTRDIESGTREVFWEKALSKGEITDKAVFVKSNGAMKTSVAGDSCGIGYVSAGHIDSTVSAVSIDGTEPSKENILSGKYGIARGLYSSTKGEPKGLVKKFLDYLFTADGKALITEKGFIPVQ; encoded by the coding sequence ATGTTCAAAAAAATCGGCGTTATTTCGGTAATTTTGCTTTTTGCGGGATTAACAGCATCGGCTTACGCAGGCCTTGAAAGTTTCAAGGACGAGGCAGGCTCAATCAGAATTGCGGGTGGGACGGCTCATATACCTGTGATGAAGGATATGGCCGAAAAAATCATGGTCGCAAACCCTAAAATCACGGTGACAGTTGCCGGAGGCGGTTCAGGAGCAGGAATCAAACAGGTAAGCGAAGGAATTGTTGAAATTGGCAATTCAGGTAGGGAGCCAAAACCCGAGGAAATATCTGCAGGAGGATTAAAAGTCTTCAAATGGGCGATCGATGGAGTCGCAGTTGCCGTTCATCCTGAAAATACCGTGAAAGCCCTGACATCAGCCCAGGTCAAGGATATATTCAGCGGAAAGATTACAAACTGGAAAGACCTTGGCGGAAAGGACTGTGCCATAAATGTATATACCAGGGATATTGAAAGCGGAACACGCGAGGTTTTCTGGGAAAAGGCCCTTTCCAAGGGAGAAATAACAGACAAGGCTGTTTTCGTGAAATCAAACGGTGCGATGAAAACATCGGTCGCAGGAGATTCATGCGGAATAGGCTATGTGTCTGCAGGTCACATCGACAGCACAGTTTCGGCGGTTTCCATTGACGGCACAGAACCATCAAAGGAAAATATCCTTTCAGGCAAATATGGCATTGCAAGGGGACTTTACAGCTCAACAAAGGGTGAGCCCAAGGGACTTGTGAAAAAATTTCTGGACTATCTCTTCACAGCTGACGGTAAGGCCCTGATAACTGAAAAAGGTTTTATTCCAGTTCAGTGA
- the ispH gene encoding 4-hydroxy-3-methylbut-2-enyl diphosphate reductase → MNIFIAKTAGFCMGVRRAVDLALESANNQKRPIYTFGPLIHNPQVLEMLEKKGVTILKEIPEKAEGTVIIRAHGVPPEIKGQLEAAGLEVIDATCPRVIKVQSIIKKHAQQGYSVIITGDKDHPEVIGLLGYAGEKGHVVENMEELKALTSFENAIIVAQTTQNTAFYAEVKDWAGAAHPQYKVFDTICDSTEKRQAEVKETAKNVDAVVVVGGKNSGNTQRLAEVAKEAGAMSFHVETEAELDMEALAKTKNICITAGASTPNWIIRNVYKAIENAVDMNGKPDWLHTLRKCQRTALLSNSYLAVGAFFLCSAASSMQESRFFLLPGLIAALYVFSMQVLNQIITKTKSDLYNVSEKTEFYIKHKFIMILAGAASGAVSMVLSLSISPVHFILILMMSLLGLFYGVRIIPEGLWGRYRRIKDIPGSKSVLTAAAWAILASALPAVSSISVKSAPSVFFTFLWTAGMVFIRNAIFDTLDMQGDKISGKETIPILIGEENTLRMLGCLFAFSTLMPVLGAYTGIFSAAGYFLWFPPAALACLTWMQRKHKIDSDQRFEFLVESNFVASGFIGLIWMILT, encoded by the coding sequence ATGAATATATTCATAGCCAAGACAGCCGGATTCTGCATGGGAGTCCGCAGAGCAGTAGACTTAGCCCTTGAATCAGCAAACAATCAGAAACGCCCCATATATACCTTTGGCCCCCTCATCCACAATCCCCAGGTTCTTGAAATGCTCGAAAAAAAGGGCGTGACCATTCTTAAAGAAATACCGGAAAAGGCCGAGGGAACGGTTATAATAAGGGCTCATGGCGTTCCTCCGGAAATAAAGGGGCAACTTGAGGCTGCCGGACTCGAAGTTATTGATGCAACCTGTCCGAGGGTCATAAAAGTCCAGTCAATCATAAAAAAACACGCCCAGCAAGGTTACAGCGTAATAATAACCGGTGACAAGGATCATCCTGAGGTTATTGGCCTTCTTGGCTACGCCGGGGAAAAAGGCCATGTGGTTGAAAACATGGAAGAGCTTAAGGCTCTGACCTCTTTTGAAAATGCCATAATTGTGGCCCAGACAACCCAGAACACGGCATTTTATGCGGAAGTAAAAGACTGGGCTGGGGCAGCTCATCCGCAATACAAAGTCTTTGACACAATCTGCGATTCAACCGAAAAAAGACAGGCAGAAGTAAAGGAAACAGCAAAAAATGTTGATGCAGTTGTTGTTGTTGGCGGTAAAAACAGCGGAAATACCCAGAGGTTAGCAGAAGTAGCCAAAGAAGCGGGAGCAATGTCCTTCCATGTTGAAACAGAAGCTGAACTCGACATGGAGGCGCTCGCAAAGACTAAAAATATCTGCATAACCGCAGGGGCTTCGACACCTAACTGGATAATCAGAAATGTCTATAAAGCCATTGAAAACGCGGTTGACATGAACGGGAAACCTGACTGGCTGCATACCTTGAGAAAATGCCAGAGAACAGCCCTCCTGAGCAATTCTTACCTTGCAGTAGGTGCCTTTTTTTTGTGCTCGGCCGCATCATCCATGCAGGAATCGAGATTTTTCCTTCTTCCAGGCCTGATTGCAGCGCTTTATGTATTTTCCATGCAGGTATTGAACCAGATAATTACCAAAACAAAATCAGACCTATATAATGTTTCTGAAAAAACGGAATTCTACATAAAACATAAATTCATAATGATCCTTGCAGGAGCCGCCTCAGGCGCAGTCTCAATGGTTCTGTCGCTTTCGATAAGCCCTGTGCATTTCATACTCATTCTCATGATGAGTTTATTGGGGCTTTTCTACGGCGTAAGAATTATTCCTGAGGGCTTGTGGGGCAGATACAGAAGAATCAAGGACATTCCGGGTTCAAAATCGGTGCTTACGGCAGCCGCATGGGCAATATTAGCCTCTGCCCTTCCTGCCGTGAGCAGTATCAGCGTAAAATCAGCGCCGTCGGTATTTTTCACATTTCTCTGGACAGCGGGAATGGTCTTCATAAGAAACGCAATATTTGACACCCTCGACATGCAGGGCGATAAAATATCAGGAAAAGAAACCATCCCTATACTAATTGGAGAGGAAAACACGCTGAGGATGCTTGGCTGTCTGTTCGCGTTTTCGACTTTAATGCCTGTTTTAGGGGCATACACAGGCATATTCAGCGCGGCGGGATATTTTCTATGGTTTCCTCCGGCCGCACTCGCCTGTCTGACATGGATGCAGAGAAAGCATAAAATCGACTCTGACCAGAGATTCGAGTTTCTGGTTGAATCAAACTTCGTAGCCTCAGGATTCATAGGTCTCATATGGATGATTTTGACATAA
- a CDS encoding Smr/MutS family protein: MDDFDINDDEAIIVPITDEIDLHNFRPKDVKELLEDYFQACIEKGILSVRVIHGKGTGTLRKTVESFIAKSEMVKNFAYPAPGYAGGWGATLVELKVALNKQP, from the coding sequence ATGGATGATTTTGACATAAACGATGATGAAGCCATAATAGTTCCGATAACCGATGAGATTGACCTTCACAATTTCAGGCCAAAAGACGTCAAGGAGTTGTTAGAGGATTATTTTCAGGCGTGTATCGAAAAAGGCATCCTCAGCGTCAGAGTCATCCACGGCAAAGGGACAGGAACACTAAGAAAGACTGTGGAGTCTTTTATTGCAAAATCCGAAATGGTCAAAAATTTTGCCTATCCGGCCCCCGGATATGCCGGAGGCTGGGGCGCAACACTTGTTGAGCTGAAAGTGGCCCTGAATAAACAGCCTTAA